From Bacillus solimangrovi, the proteins below share one genomic window:
- the rpsO gene encoding 30S ribosomal protein S15, which yields MALTQERKQELINEFKTHENDTGSPEVQIAVLTEQINTLNEHLRTHKKDHHSRRGLLKMVGKRRNLLTYLRNKDVTRYREVITKLGLRR from the coding sequence ATGGCCTTAACACAAGAGCGCAAACAAGAACTTATTAATGAGTTCAAAACTCACGAGAATGATACAGGTTCTCCAGAAGTTCAAATTGCTGTCCTAACAGAACAGATTAACACTTTGAACGAACATTTACGTACACACAAGAAAGACCACCACTCTCGTCGCGGTCTTCTAAAAATGGTAGGTAAACGTCGTAATCTTCTTACGTATCTACGTAATAAAGATGTTACTCGTTACCGTGAAGTAATTACTAAACTCGGCTTACGTCGATAA
- the ribF gene encoding bifunctional riboflavin kinase/FAD synthetase: MKVIHLSYPHQLAGEEVEDKAMALGFFDGVHLGHQKVILTAKHEAEKRGIKSAVMTFYPHPSVILRKQTQHVRYITPQDEKVRQIEQLGIDELYIVQFDKSFAELFPQEFVDEFIIHLKVKHVVAGFDFSYGRLGKGTMETLPFHSREFFTQTVVSKVANNDEKVSSSLIREKIHLGAVHQIPDLLGRHYEVQGLVVDGDKRGRTIGFPTANVQASDKYLMPPVGVYAVKMLVNGLWLDGVCNLGYKPTFHDDKVEPILEVHVFDFNADIYGKTVTVKWLQRIREEKKFTNVDELIIQIKEDKAKAEKILANM; this comes from the coding sequence ATGAAAGTGATCCATCTGTCATATCCACACCAGCTAGCTGGTGAAGAAGTTGAAGATAAAGCAATGGCACTTGGTTTTTTTGATGGTGTTCATCTCGGACATCAGAAAGTTATTCTAACGGCAAAGCATGAAGCAGAAAAACGAGGCATAAAGAGTGCTGTAATGACATTTTATCCTCACCCATCTGTCATCTTACGGAAACAGACACAGCATGTTAGATACATTACTCCGCAAGATGAGAAAGTGAGACAAATTGAGCAGCTAGGTATTGATGAATTATACATTGTTCAATTTGACAAAAGTTTCGCTGAACTTTTTCCTCAAGAATTTGTAGATGAATTTATTATTCATTTAAAAGTAAAACATGTAGTAGCGGGGTTTGACTTTTCGTATGGCAGATTAGGAAAAGGAACGATGGAAACTTTACCTTTCCATTCTCGTGAATTTTTCACACAAACGGTTGTCAGTAAAGTAGCAAATAATGATGAGAAAGTTAGCTCTTCACTTATACGGGAAAAAATACATCTAGGTGCAGTTCATCAAATCCCTGATCTTTTAGGAAGACACTATGAAGTACAAGGGTTGGTTGTCGATGGAGATAAACGTGGAAGAACTATTGGTTTTCCAACTGCAAATGTACAAGCTTCAGATAAGTATTTAATGCCTCCTGTAGGTGTATATGCAGTTAAAATGCTCGTTAATGGACTTTGGCTTGATGGTGTCTGTAATTTAGGCTATAAGCCGACATTTCATGATGATAAAGTTGAACCAATTTTAGAAGTACACGTTTTTGATTTTAATGCAGACATCTATGGGAAGACAGTTACGGTAAAGTGGTTACAGAGAATTCGTGAAGAAAAAAAGTTTACGAATGTAGATGAATTAATCATACAAATTAAAGAGGATAAAGCAAAAGCAGAAAAAATCCTGGCAAATATGTAA
- the truB gene encoding tRNA pseudouridine(55) synthase TruB yields MDGILPLYKPRGMTSHDCVFKVRKLLKTKKVGHTGTLDPEVDGVLPLCIGRATKIAEYITESEKEYEAEITLGTATETEDAHGDIIESKAVAETIAVANIEAVLKSFIGDITQIPPMYSAVKVNGKKLYEYARQGIAVERPERTVTIHDITMLSNDPVTDKNTTFSIRVTCSKGTYVRTLAVDIGKALGYPAHMSKLTRHSSGGFQLEDCVTFDKIEMDNYNLIPMEVPLSKLTKLTVNETLEKAVKNGAVLPIAKECIGLERFGVWNTVNECIAIYKPHPSKPGVMKPEKVLRI; encoded by the coding sequence ATGGATGGAATCTTACCTCTATATAAACCGAGGGGGATGACCTCTCATGATTGTGTTTTTAAAGTAAGAAAGTTGTTAAAAACAAAAAAAGTGGGTCATACAGGAACTCTTGATCCTGAAGTAGATGGTGTGCTGCCACTTTGTATAGGTAGAGCCACAAAAATTGCTGAATATATTACTGAAAGTGAAAAGGAATATGAAGCTGAAATCACGCTAGGTACTGCTACAGAAACAGAGGATGCACATGGTGATATTATCGAAAGTAAAGCAGTTGCTGAAACAATTGCTGTGGCAAATATTGAAGCTGTATTGAAAAGCTTCATTGGAGATATTACGCAAATCCCTCCAATGTATTCAGCGGTTAAGGTGAATGGGAAAAAATTATATGAATATGCGAGGCAAGGAATAGCAGTAGAACGTCCTGAACGCACCGTCACAATTCATGACATTACAATGTTGAGTAATGATCCTGTTACTGATAAGAATACTACTTTCTCTATCCGTGTTACGTGCAGTAAAGGTACATATGTGCGTACACTTGCTGTAGATATAGGGAAGGCGCTCGGGTATCCAGCACATATGTCTAAGCTCACTAGGCATTCTTCAGGAGGTTTTCAACTTGAAGACTGTGTGACATTTGATAAAATTGAAATGGACAATTACAACTTAATTCCTATGGAAGTTCCTCTTTCAAAATTGACGAAACTGACAGTTAATGAAACACTAGAGAAGGCAGTGAAAAATGGTGCAGTCCTCCCTATAGCAAAAGAATGTATAGGTCTAGAACGTTTTGGCGTGTGGAACACAGTAAATGAATGTATTGCAATTTATAAACCACATCCAAGTAAGCCTGGTGTAATGAAGCCAGAAAAAGTACTTCGTATTTAA
- the rbfA gene encoding 30S ribosome-binding factor RbfA produces MSNIRSTRVAEQMKKELGDILSRKIKDPRVGFVTVTDVRVTGDLQQAKVYITVLGTEEQKQDTLKGLTKANGFIRSEIGKRIRLRKTPEILFEFDETIERGNRIEHLLHEINDPSDG; encoded by the coding sequence ATGAGTAATATTCGCTCAACACGTGTAGCTGAGCAAATGAAAAAGGAGCTTGGCGACATTTTAAGCCGCAAAATCAAAGACCCTCGTGTAGGTTTTGTAACAGTGACTGATGTACGTGTAACAGGAGATTTGCAGCAAGCAAAGGTCTATATCACTGTGCTCGGTACTGAAGAACAAAAACAAGATACACTAAAAGGTCTTACGAAAGCAAACGGTTTTATTCGTTCTGAAATCGGCAAACGTATTCGGTTGCGAAAAACACCTGAAATATTGTTTGAATTTGATGAAACAATTGAACGAGGAAATCGTATTGAGCACTTATTGCATGAGATTAATGATCCTTCTGATGGATAA
- a CDS encoding DUF503 domain-containing protein — translation MIGVVRCECIIYDAQSLKDKRSITKRVIERIRNRFNVSIAETDHHQVWQRTEFTVAVAAREQVTAEKELNRVMEFIDSFPEIERTVTSYEWL, via the coding sequence ATGATCGGAGTGGTGCGCTGTGAGTGCATCATCTACGACGCTCAATCACTTAAAGATAAAAGGTCAATAACAAAACGTGTGATTGAACGTATCCGAAATCGTTTTAATGTTTCAATTGCAGAGACTGACCATCATCAAGTTTGGCAACGCACTGAATTTACGGTTGCTGTTGCAGCTAGAGAACAAGTGACGGCAGAGAAGGAATTGAATCGAGTGATGGAATTTATTGATTCCTTCCCAGAAATCGAAAGAACCGTCACATCATATGAATGGTTGTAA